The Urbifossiella limnaea nucleotide sequence ATCAGCAGAGCTGCCCACTTCTCCGGCCGCGTCCGCGTCAGCCACGGCTTCCGCTTCTGCACCGCGTCCATCGCCTGGTACAAGCCCGCTTGCAGCCGCTTCGGCTGGGCCACGGCGATGCTCGGCCGGCAACCGTGGGCGACGCACAGCAACATGCGCCGTTCGATCTCGTGGGCCGGGAACGAGTCCTTGCCGTAGGGGTTGCCGTGGCTCATCAGGTACGGCTCGCTGAACGCCACGCGGTGGTTCGTCACCGCCCAGGCATACGCGACGCCGAACGCCGGCACGATGGTGTTGCCGCGGTTCGTCTCGTCCAGCCACAGTTCCTGGTCCGGGGCGTCGAACAGGAGGTTCAACCGGGCCGGCATGTTCCGCGGCACGCTCAGGAAGTGCCCGAACCGGCCGGCGTTCGTCGTCCACGTTACGAGGGCGATGTCGGGGTTGATGCCCTTGAGGCGCCGCTGCATCCGCTCGACGAGCGACTCCAACCGGGAATCCGCCCACTTCTGGTAGCGGCGGAACGCGGCGTCGCTGAGGTCTGCTTTGGGGATCGCTGCCCCACTGTCACGCCGGTAGTTCTCGCGGCAGTGGCGGCAGTAGCACCCGCCGCCGTGGTGGAGGCCGTCGAAGCTGAACGCCGCCACGTCCGGGAAGCGCGTCACGATCTCGGCGAGCACGTCGACGAAGAAGTCGCCGTAGGGGCCGAGCGGGCACAGCATCCCGCCGTGGGGGTACTTCTTCAGGTCGATCGTCGGGATGTCGGTGGTGTCGGTGCTGACGCGGCGCCAGTCGGGGTGCAGCTCGTAGACCTCGCCCTGGAGCGTCGGCGGGTAGACGCCCAGGACGCGGACGCCGAGCCGCTTGTACTCGGCGAGGTCGGCTTCGAGCCGGCCGGGCGGGACGTGCGGGCTGCGGCGGCGGAGGAGCTTGCTGTCGTAGTACGCGAAGAACGGATCGACGAAGTTCACCTCGCTGAGCGTGACGCCTTGGCGGGCGGCTTCCGTCCGCGCGGCGGTGTCCATGCCGGAGAGGGTGTAGCCGGCGCCGATGGTCTCCTCGACCCACGCCGGGATGCGGACGGGCTCGAACGGCAGCGGCCCCGCGGGCCGCGGCGGCGGGGCGACGGGCAGGTCGGCGAGTGGGACCGCGGCGGAGGTGGCGAGGAAATCGCGGCGGGTGGGAGAGGTCATGCACGGGCTCCGGGCTTCGCCGCGAGCGGCGGAACCCGGGCAGTCTACTCGCCCCGCAGCGCCCGGTCGATCCACCCGCCGCCGAGCAGCCGCGGGCCGTCGTAGACTGCCACCGCCTGCCCCGGCGTCACCGCCGGCTGCGGCTCCGCGAACCGCACCACTGCCCCACCGTCGGCCGTCGCCGACACCGTCGCCGGCACCGCGGCGTGGCGGTAACGAATCTTCGCGGCGCAGCTCAGTTCGTCCGCCGGGACCGCGGTCAGCCAGTTCATCCCGGACGCGACCAGCCCCTCACTCAGCAGCTCCTCCGGGTCGCCGACAACGACCTCGTTCGTGTCCGGCAGCAGTTCCAGCACGAACCGCTTCCGCCCGCCGCCGATGCCGAGCCCCTTCCGCTGGCCGACGGTGAAGCGGTCGATGCCGTCGTGCTCGCCGAGCACCGTGCCGTCGCGCTCGCGCACCACGCCGGCCTTCGCCACCTCGGGCCGGCGGCGGCGCACCACCTCGGTGTGGTCCCCGCCGGGGACGAAGCAGATTTCCACGCTGTCCGGCTTGTCGGCCATCGCGCCGAGCCCCGCCTCCCGGGCCAGCTCGCGGATGTCGCGCTTCTGCCGGTCGCCGACGGGGAACAGCAGGTGGGGCAGCACCTCGCGGCGGATGCCGTGCAGGACGTAGCTCTGGTCCTTCTCCGGGTCGGCGCCGCGGTGAAGCTCGGGGCCGTCCGGCCCGCTGACGATTTGGGCGTAGTGGCCGGTGGCGATGAAGTCGGCGCCGAGCCCCTGGGCGAACGTCCACAGCTGGCCGAACTTCAGCCAGGTGTTGCAGACGACGCACGGGTTGGGCGTGCGGCCGCGGGCGTACTCGGCGGCGAAGTAGTCGATGACGCGGCCGAACTCGGCCTCGAAGTCGAGGGCGTGGAACGGGATGTCGAGCCGGTCGGCGACGCGGCGGGCGTCGGTGGCGTCGACCGCGGAGCAGCAGCCCTTCTTGTGGTCGGGCCGGCCGGCGGAGTGGTCGCCGGGGTGGTCGACGCCGGTGCGCATGAACAGTCCGACCACGTCGAAGCCCTGCCGCTTCAGCAGCACGGCCGACGCGGAGCTGTCCACCCCGCCGCTCATCGCCAGCACCACCCGGGGCATCCGCGGGCCTCCTTCGGAAGGCCATTCTACGGCCGGGTCAGGCGAGCGGGTCCGGGTTCCACCAGCACGGCCCCTTGTCGCGGCGGGCCTCGGCAGCACGACGACGCACGTCGGCCATCTCCGCGTCACCAAGCGGGCGGAACGACCGCGCGGCGGCGAACGCGGCGTCTTGCTCGTTCGGGTAGCTGAGGCCGAGCAGCGTCACGTCGGGGTCGAGCGTCAGCGTGTAGTGCAGGCACTCCTCGACCGTCAGCCGCGGCAGCACGGCAGCACCGTCGTCGGCGCCGCCGCTCGACACCTTGCCGCGCGGGCGGACCGTCAGCGGCTGGTTGTAGCCGGTCGTGTCGCCGAGCAGTTTGCCGCCGCCGAACGTCTTGAAGCACACCGTACCCACTCCGGCCGCCTTCGCCCGCGGCAGCACGTCGGTAACGTAGCGGTCGTCCACGAACGGTCCGAGCGGGAACATCACCAC carries:
- a CDS encoding type 1 glutamine amidotransferase family protein; protein product: MTSPTRRDFLATSAAVPLADLPVAPPPRPAGPLPFEPVRIPAWVEETIGAGYTLSGMDTAARTEAARQGVTLSEVNFVDPFFAYYDSKLLRRRSPHVPPGRLEADLAEYKRLGVRVLGVYPPTLQGEVYELHPDWRRVSTDTTDIPTIDLKKYPHGGMLCPLGPYGDFFVDVLAEIVTRFPDVAAFSFDGLHHGGGCYCRHCRENYRRDSGAAIPKADLSDAAFRRYQKWADSRLESLVERMQRRLKGINPDIALVTWTTNAGRFGHFLSVPRNMPARLNLLFDAPDQELWLDETNRGNTIVPAFGVAYAWAVTNHRVAFSEPYLMSHGNPYGKDSFPAHEIERRMLLCVAHGCRPSIAVAQPKRLQAGLYQAMDAVQKRKPWLTRTRPEKWAALLMSDDTKTFYGRSAGRVEERYLANVFGTFRACVEEHLPTAVVNDWNLSGEGLAGYAVLVLPNAACLDDRQADAVRQYVANGGGLVASLDASLFDGHGDPRPNFALADVFGCDYRGIPEQPGALPGAKEELDENFARALPPDYWEKRRGVFDSKLVAGSFLDRGKLAEYVGTDPVTFKGPAVRVRPRPGAEVVATFGAKGTPGASPAVVVNRFGRGRVVYLAAGFDAAYYLYPYPYQRLVVADAIRWAAGGVPQPVTVQAPMCVHATTVRQRTVAGERLVVHLFNDLNSTAGHAHPTDDVPLREEAIPVAGIRVGFPLPNSVRSVTWEPGGRALEMGHDGGLAWVTVPRLDVHGMVVAELGPPGG
- the mnmA gene encoding tRNA 2-thiouridine(34) synthase MnmA produces the protein MPRVVLAMSGGVDSSASAVLLKRQGFDVVGLFMRTGVDHPGDHSAGRPDHKKGCCSAVDATDARRVADRLDIPFHALDFEAEFGRVIDYFAAEYARGRTPNPCVVCNTWLKFGQLWTFAQGLGADFIATGHYAQIVSGPDGPELHRGADPEKDQSYVLHGIRREVLPHLLFPVGDRQKRDIRELAREAGLGAMADKPDSVEICFVPGGDHTEVVRRRRPEVAKAGVVRERDGTVLGEHDGIDRFTVGQRKGLGIGGGRKRFVLELLPDTNEVVVGDPEELLSEGLVASGMNWLTAVPADELSCAAKIRYRHAAVPATVSATADGGAVVRFAEPQPAVTPGQAVAVYDGPRLLGGGWIDRALRGE